Proteins encoded within one genomic window of Apis mellifera strain DH4 linkage group LG1, Amel_HAv3.1, whole genome shotgun sequence:
- the LOC113218530 gene encoding uncharacterized protein LOC113218530 produces the protein MIGLYLLDIYVEQLMLNRDVYIDTNGAKLVVKVAFINFPPTEVNERERSLKNETIYVYGFRCGQSIHFSMPTEELVNKMKKALLKIGIFKVNDTYPICHIFTHLSGCACDMAKAIVKDPTPYVFKGPFELLDPGNNFAGQLDIDITVRNLGRALVTPYVLAPKCFVFKNEPNGPEFRCQALRMGGGMDAGGPSSSPAAVENTVREDLLDRGPAGNMMADVAAISPVAPRLALGSPPPKLPRPPLIDPTLAKKKPKKGKTKKKK, from the exons atgatCGGATTGTACCTTCTAGACATTTACGTGGAGCAATTGATGCTGAACAGGGACGTTTACATAGACACGAACGGGGCGAAGCTGGTCGTGAAAGTTGCGTTCATTAATTTCCCACCGACCGAGGTCAACGAGCGCGAACGCTCGTTGAAAAATGAGACGATTTACGTTTACGGGTTCAGATGCGGCCAGTCCATACACTTCTCAATGCCTACCGAGGAGCTCGTCAACAAGATGAAGAAAGCGTTGCTCAAGATCGGTATTTTCAAAGTGAACGACACCTACCCCATTTGCCACATCTTCACCCATCTCAGCGGTTGCGCCTGCGACATG GCGAAGGCGATCGTGAAAGATCCAACACCGTACGTGTTCAAAGGCCCGTTCGAGCTGTTGGATCCTGGGAACAACTTCGCTGGCCAACTGGACATCGACATCACGGTTCGAAACTTGGGCAG GGCGCTGGTGACGCCGTACGTGCTCGCTCCTAAATGCTTCGTGTTCAAGAACGAGCCGAACGGGCCCGAGTTCAGGTGCCAGGCGTTGAGGATGGGCGGCGGGATGGACGCCGGCGGGCCATCCTCGTCGCCTGCCGCCGTCGAGAACACGGTGAGGGAGGATTTGCTGGACAGGGGCCCGGCCGGGAACATGATGGCCGACGTGGCAGCCATCTCCCCCGTGGCCCCTCGCCTCGCCCTTGGCAGCCCGCCGCCCAAACTACCCAGGCCACCCCTCATCGACCCCACCCTGGCCAAGAAGAAGCCCAAGAAGGgtaaaacgaagaagaagaagtga